GGTTGGAAATTCCTTTGGAATCGGCAAAATTTTCCAGCAGAATGACGAATTCATCTCCGTAAAGACGGCCGACCGTATCGCATTGTCTGACAATGGCCGCCAGCCGAAGGGCCACCTCGCGAATAAGCAGATTGCCGGCCTCATGACCCAGACTGTCGTTAACCGACTTGAACTTGTCGAGGTCAAGCAGCACCACCGCCAGATGGCTGCCGCTATTCGCTGTTGCCGCCATGGCCTGACTCAAACGCTCAAGAAGCAGAGCTCGGTTGGGAAGACCAGTGAGTTCGTCATGGCTTGCCTGATGGATCAGTTGATCCTCGAAAAGCTTGCGCTCGGTAATGTCCCGGATCACTGCCAGAACAAATTTTTCCCTTCCCAGGTTCCCCCAGGAGAGGGAGAGCTCGATGGGGAAGATGTAGCCGGAGCTGTGCAGGGCCTGCAATTCCAAGGTTTTACCCATCGCTTCGCCTGATCCGTTGCCGGCGAAAAATTGACCGATGTGTTCCTGATGGTTTTCGCGCAGACTCTCCGGCAGCAGAAGATCGACGGGTGCATTCAGCATCTCGGCCTGCCCGCGGCCGAAAATTTTCTCCGCTCCCGGATTGAACAGGGTGATGCGGCCGAGGGGATTGATGGCGACCATGGCGTCCTTGCTCGACTCCACCACGGTGCGGAACAGCATTTCACTTTTGCGCAACGCTTTTTCGGCCCGTTTGATCCTGGTCACGTCCCAGAAGACTTCGAGGACCTCAGCCGGATGGTGATCCTTATCCCAGCTTATGACATGAGAGGCGGTTTTGAAGAAATGCACTTCTCCATCCACTGCTTCGATTTCGAGTAGCTGTTCATGGGACTTGCCGTCTTTCAGGGCTGCCATCGTGGGGCAGTCGAAAGGCTGCTGCCGATTGATGGCCTTTTCAAAAAGGGAACAGCATTTCCGGGCAAGAATCTCCCGGCCAAAGGTTTTTTCGGCGGAATTGTTGGCCCAGATGACATCCAGGTTCTGGTTCACCACCCGGATCGGATCCCCGATGGAATGGAGGATGACCCGGAGTTTTTCCTCACTGGCCCTGAGGTCATTTTCGGCCCGGATGCGGGCTGTTGCATCGGAAATTCTTTCCGCTACCAGTTCCACCCGGCCGCTTTCATCAAAGACCGGAAAGGCCTGGATTTCGACGAACCCGATCTGCGGGTTTTCCTTGATCCGCGTGACCGGTTTTCCCGTCTCGAAGACTTGCCGGACATGGCAGGTTTCACAAGGGCCATCCTGTCCGGGATAAAAAACTTCGTAACATCGAGCCAGGTTTCGCCGCTTTTCCTGAGGAACGTAGTCATAAATCCGTCCCCAGTTCGAAAAA
The genomic region above belongs to Syntrophotaleaceae bacterium and contains:
- a CDS encoding EAL domain-containing protein, which gives rise to MSIPGGILLSIWTKTNVDPGIQTSLLLLIGSFQLLLVTFCILWGMRRLRTNLARPLRQQALIQKLIKDIPDHINLIDRDYRIHFSNWGRIYDYVPQEKRRNLARCYEVFYPGQDGPCETCHVRQVFETGKPVTRIKENPQIGFVEIQAFPVFDESGRVELVAERISDATARIRAENDLRASEEKLRVILHSIGDPIRVVNQNLDVIWANNSAEKTFGREILARKCCSLFEKAINRQQPFDCPTMAALKDGKSHEQLLEIEAVDGEVHFFKTASHVISWDKDHHPAEVLEVFWDVTRIKRAEKALRKSEMLFRTVVESSKDAMVAINPLGRITLFNPGAEKIFGRGQAEMLNAPVDLLLPESLRENHQEHIGQFFAGNGSGEAMGKTLELQALHSSGYIFPIELSLSWGNLGREKFVLAVIRDITERKLFEDQLIHQASHDELTGLPNRALLLERLSQAMAATANSGSHLAVVLLDLDKFKSVNDSLGHEAGNLLIREVALRLAAIVRQCDTVGRLYGDEFVILLENFADSKGISNLLQKLEQAFEKPFLIGNNQLMVTFSLGITVFPADGGENPEDLLKKADMAMYSCKETGKNSFSFFASAMEERLSQRLQLEKCLQKAVADNEFFLHYQPRVDSGTGQIAGVEALLRWTPDPGPVSPNLFVPILEETGRILEVGRWVLHKACQTAQAWQEKGFTPLRVWVNVSARQFLEKDFFEKVERVLLETGLRAEWLGLELTETVLMQDVEVHIDKLKRLKRLGLLISIDDFGTGYSSLSYLKRFPIDEIKIDRSFVSGLMTDENDTAIVRTILAMAKSLGLRTVAEGVETRSQVELLQRLQCEEMQGYLFSRPLPPEELEKLLASGPLEIMGPDGNSAA